Within the Halorhodospira halophila genome, the region TCCACGTGCTGGACGAGGCGCAGCTGGCCCCCTACCTGGACCGCCTGGAGGGGCTCGACCCGGCGTCGCTGCCGCTCTACGGCATCCCCTTCGCCATCAAGGACAACATCGACCTGGCCGGCGTCCCTACCACCGCCGGCTGCCCGGACTACGCCTACACCCCGGCGGAGTCCGCCTTCGTCGTCCAGCGGCTGATCGACGCCGGGGCGGTGCCCCTGGGCAAGACCAACCTGGATCAGTTCGCCACCGGCCTGGTGGGCACGCGCTCGCCCTACGGCGCCTGCCCCAACGCCTTTCACCGGGACTACGTCGCCGGCGGCTCCAGCTCCGGCTCGGCGCTGGCCGTCGCCCTCGGCCAGGTCCCCTTCGCCCTGGGCACGGACACCGCCGGCTCGGGCCGGGTGCCGGCGGCGTTCAACAACCTCATCGGCCTCAAGCCCACCTGCGGGCGGCTGAGCACCCGCGGCGTGGTCCCGGCGTGTCGCAGCCTCGATGCGGTCTCGATCTTTGCCGGCACCGCCGCCGACGCGGGGCGGATCCTCGCCGTGGCTGGCGCCTACGACGACGCCGACCCCTACGCCCGCGCGGATCAGCCGCCGACCCTGGGGCCAGGGCGGATCCCGGCCCACGGCTTCCGCTTCGCCGTACCCCCGGCCGAGCAGCGCGCCTTCTTCGGCAACGCGCACACGCCGGCGCTCTTCGAACGGGCCGTTGCACGCCTGCAGGCGCTCGGCGGCGTGCCGGTGGAGCTGGACTTCAGCCCCTTCCTCGAGGCCGCGCGGCTGCTCTACGAGGGCCCCTGGGTGGCCGAGCGCTACGCCGCCATCCGCGCCTTCATCGACCGCCAGCCGGAGAGCCTGCTGGCGGTCACCCGCACGATCATCGGCGCCGGCAGAGAACCCCGGGCCGCCGACGCCTTCGCCGCGGCCTACCGCCTGCAGGCCCTGCGCCGCCAGGCGCAAGCGGCCTGGCAGCAGGTGGATCTGGCCATCACGCCCACCGCCGGCACCCTCCCCAGCCAGGCGGCGGTGGCCGCCGAGCCCGTGGCCCGCAACAGCGAGCTGGGCTACTACACCAACTTCATGAACCTGCTCGACTGCAGCGCCGTGGCCGTGCCCGCCGGATTCCAGGACGAGGGCCTGCCCTTCGGGGTCACGCTCTTTGCCCCGGCGTTCTACGACACCGACCTGCTCGACCTGGCGGCACAGCTCCATCAGACCGGCGTCGACACCCTGGGCGCCACCGGCCGGCCGCTGCCGCCGAGCGAGCCGCCGCCCCCCGATCCGGGGCACGCCGTGGAGCTGGCCGTCTGCGGCGCCCACCTCAGCGGTCTGGCACTGAATCACCAGCTCACCGAGCGCCGCGGCCGCCTGCTGGCCACCATGCAGACGGCGCCCCGCTACCGGCTCTACGCCCTGCCCGGCGAGGCGCCGCAGCGCCCCGGACTGATCCGCGACCGGCGGGAGGGCAGCGCCATCGAGGTGGAGGTGTGGAGCCTGCCGGCCCAGGAAGTGGGCGCCTTCATCGCCGGCATCCCCGCGCCGCTGGGCATCGGCCGGGTGGAACTGGCCGACGGGCGCTGGATCCCGGGCTTTCTGTGTGAGGCCGCCGGGCTCGAGGGCGCCGAGGAGATCACCCACCTGGGCGGGTGGCGGCGCTACGTGGGCGGCTGAGGCGGTGGTACCATGCCGGCGTTCAACCACCCGCAGACGCCGAAGGGCCTGCCGTGCGAGTCCTGTATCTGTTCGACACCACCGACCGCGCCGAGAGCGAGAGCGTCATCGAGATGGCCAGCCACGGCGTGGTGCCGACCATCGTCTGCCAGCCCGATGCGCCCATGCGCAGCCGCTTCGAGGCGGCCGGGCTGGAGGTCATCCCGGTGCGCATGCGCAGCAAGGCCGACCGCGCGGCCATCGCCACGCTGCGCCGCCTGCGGCGGGAGCGCACCTTTGACCTGGTGCACGCCTACTACAAGATCGCCCTGACCAACTACAACCTGGCGGCCATGGGTCTACCGCGGCTGCCGGTGGTGGCCTACCGGGGGATCATCGGCAACCTCAGCTACTGGGATCCGTTCTCCTGGCTCTCGTTCCTCGACCCGCGCATCGAGCGCATCGTCTGCGTCTGCGAGGCGATCCGCCAATACTTCCTGGATAAGCCCTTCCTGCCCGGGACCCGGCTCTTTCGCCCGGAGCGGGTGGTGACCATCCACAAGGGCCACCGCCCGGCCTGGTATCAGCAGCCCGATGCCCAGCGACCGGCCGATCTCGCCATCCCCGAGGGGGCGCCGGTGATCGGCTGCGTGGCGCGGATGAAAAAACGCAAGGGCATCGTCGAGCTGATCCGCGCCTTCGAGCAGATCCCCGCCGAACACAACGCCCACCTGGTGCTGATCGGGCCCATCGAGTACCCGGCCATCGAGCGGGCGGCGGCGGCCAGCCCGGCGGCGGAGCGGATCCGCATCACCGGCTTCCGGGCCGACGCGCCGAAGATCGCCGGCGCCTTCGACATCGCCACCCTGCCCTCGTTACGCCGCGAGGGGCTGCCGCGGGCGATCATCGAGGCCATGGCGCAGGGGATCCCGGCGGTGGTCTCGGACTCCGGCGGGAATCCGGAACTGGTGGAGGACGGCGTCAGCGGCCGGGTGACCCCGGCAGGCGACGTGGCCGCCCTGGGCGAGGCCCTGCACAGCCTGGTCGCCGATGCGCAGCTGCGCGCGCGGATGGGCGCGGCGGCCCACGAGCGCATCGCCACACGTTTTACCGTCGAGCGCACCGCCCGCGAGACCCTGGCCCTCTACGCCGACGTGCTGGGCACACGCGAGGAGCGCCCGGCGCACTGAGCCCGGCGCGGGGCAGGCGCCGGGGCCACTGCACCCCGACACCGCCCCGCGGACGATCCTCAGCGCCCCCCGCCGCCCTCCGGGGCGTCGATCATCTCGTCGTGCTCCTCGGATGCGCTCGCCGATCAGCGGGTAGAACGCCGAGCGGCTTAGAAGTTCGCCCGACCGCCGACCGTCAGGGTCTCCATGGTGTCCCGCGCGCCGTAGTCGGTATTGTCGTACTCGACGAACAGGGCCGCGTCGCGGCTCACATGGAACAGCGCATTGACCGTGGTACCGCTGGCGTCATCCAGAAGCGTATCCCCCTCGTCCCCGGTGAACAGGGACCGCGCCTCAAGCCCGACCTCCAGGCGGTTCAGCCGCTGTCGGAAACCGATCCGTGCCCCAAGCTCGTACTCGCTGCTAACCCCCTGACGATCCGCGTACTCCAGGGCCGGCGCGACGTAGATGTCGGCCTCCCGAGTGACCCCGTAGCGGAAACCGAGGGCGATGGCGCCGTATTCCGCGTGCGTTTCGGACCGAGAATGCCCGATACGCGCATCCTGATGGCGATAGAGACCCTCCACGAATACATGGCGGTGTAGCCAGGCGGAGGCGCGCAGATCAACACCTTCGAAGTCTTCGGAGAACCCGTAATCGGTCACCGAATAACCCACCTGGACCCAGTTGTAGTTGACCCCCGCCATCCCCGCAGCCGGCGCCAGGGCCAACACGGCGGCCATCAGGTACGAGCGGATGCTGTGAGGACGCATGAGGGGCTCCTTCTTCGCCGGGTTCGGTCAGTCAGCTTGCTAACCGGCGTATCGGCGGGCCAGCGGGAATCCTGAGGGCACGATCCGACCGGAAGTAAACCTGATCGCCTTGCTGTTAGCGGCCGTTCGTTGTAGCTTCCGCGCATATCCCTGACACCCGATCCCACCAAGGCCCATGAACGAACAGAACACCCCCGGCACCCGGCCTCCCAGCCACCGCGGCGATGCAAACTTCCCAGAGGAGTCACGCCGGGTCCCGGATGACGAGATCAGCCTGATCGACCTGTGGCTGGTTCTGGTGCGGCGGCGCTGGTGGCTGTTCGGCATCGCCCTGATCGTCTTCGCGCTGGGCACCACCTACGCCCTGCTGCAGAAACCGAGCCAGGCCTACACCACCACGCTGGAGTTCGCCGCCAAGGATGAGGAGCCGCTGATCTCCTCCGACGCTGTCATGGCCCGCCTGGAGCGGGTGGTGCTGCCGGAGCTTAAAAGGCGGTTTGAGGCGGAGCACGAGGTGGGGGCACCGTCCATCGAGATGGACCGCGTCGAGGACTCTCGACTCTTGGTCCTCGAGAGCAGTGTCAGCGAGGATCGCCTGCCCCGGGTAGAGGCCCTCCACGGCGCGGTCCGGGACTGGTTCCTATCAAGCCAGGACTCTGCTTACGACCGGAACCGCTCCCGCTTTGAGCGTGACCTCGAGCAAGTGGAGGAGCGCCTGGCGTCGGAGGTTTCGGGGATCGAAGAGGATCTCGCTGCGACCCGCGATGAGCTGGAACGCGCCCGCGCCGAACGTGAGCGGCTGCAGGAGGCGCGGGGCCGTCTGCAGGAGGATCTGGAAGACGAGAACCTTGCGGAACAGTCCGAGGATTTGCTGCGTATCCGACTGGAAGCGGTGCGCGAGGACCTCTCGATGGCCAATTCGGAAGTGCGCGAGCTACAGCGGGTCATTAGCGAACTGCGCACGGAACGCCGGGAGACGGTCCAGGAGCTGAGCATCGACAAGGCGGAACTTGAGGATAGGCTGGCCGACCTCCAGGCCCCTGACGCGCCTGCCACCGCTGCGGAAGGCGATATTGAGGACGCGGGCGCCAGCCTGATCATGGCCCTGTCCGCGGTACTCGGCGGCATGCTGGGGATCTTCGGCGCCTTCTTCCGGGAGTTCCTGGCCCATGCACACCAGGCGGCTACCCGGACGGGACTGGAAGGCGAATAGGCGGCTGGCGCCGGCTCCTCTCCGCGCGCCAGCCTACTGCCGGCCCGGCGCTGACGCCGAGCCGGCAGCCAGGGCGAGCTGCGAGGCAGTCAAGCCGGCGCGAAGACGTCGCACCAGCCGTCGCCGTTGACCAGGACGTCGGCGAAATCCGGGTGGGAGCATTCGCCGTAACCGTCCTCGACCTCCCCCTCCCAGAACCGGCAGTCGGCGCACCGCTGCCCGGACTCGTAACGGGCGTGGTCCTCCGCATCCGCCGCATCGCTCACGTAGTCGTGGGCGTGGCCGTCGTCGGCCTGCGGCATGGCGGTGGCTGTGCGCTGGTGCACCAGCGCACTGAGCGGGATGGCGGCGGCCGCCAGCGTCGTGGCCTGCAGCAGCCGGCGGCGGTTGGGATCGATGGCGTCAACCATCTTTTTCTCCTCCATGGCTCTCTCTCCCCGTCGTGTCGCAGTGCGCCCGCGCCCAGTCAGGCCGGTCAGAAGGTGTACCCCACCGAGCCGACCACCATGTGGGCCGTGTAGTCGTAGTTGTCGCGGCCCATGAGCACGTAGTCGTCCATCTCATCCACCGGACCGGGCCCGAAGCCCAAGGCCCAGTTGTCCTCCTCGAAGCGCTGGCCCAGGTAGGCCAGGCGGTAGTGGAACTGTTCCGAGGCCCGGTACTTGCCGTAGAGTTCCAGCTGTGTGAGCCGGGTGGTCAGCGTCGGGTAGTCGGTGTCCTGGGCGCGATCGAAACCGATGTCGACATCGGTGCTGGCGTAGAGCACCTCCGCGCCCAGGGACCAACGCTCGTCCTCGGTGACGGTGGCCTCCGTCCCCAGCCCGACGGTCAGCGTCTCCTCGTCCTGGAGCAGGCTGCGCTGCTCGCCGGCGAGCTGCCGCTCCCCGTCGTCCCAGGTGACGAAGCCGTAGCCGGTCCACTGCTCGGTGGGGAAATAGTCCAGGGACAATGTGTAGGAAGCGCGGTTGCGCTCCTGCAGCCCCATATCCGAGTCGGTGAAGTCGTCCTCGCTGTAGGTCAACTCCGCGCCCAGGGCCAGCTCGGGGATCACGCTGTAGGTGCCGCTGACGCCCAACTGGGTCTGTTCCAACTCGGCCAGGTGGTAGACCTCCGCGGGCAGGATGGTGGCTGCCTCGGACGCCGGACCGACGTACTCGGCACCTTCGCGGTAGAGCCTGCTGGCGAACACGGTCCCCTCCAGCTGGGGAGTGATCCGGCTGCGCAGCCGCGTGCGGAAGGTATCGTCCCGGGTGCTGCCGTCGGTGAAGTCGCGGTCGGTGTAGCGGTGCTCGTAGCCCAGCACCAGGTTGGAGCGCGCCGGCAGGCGGATATCCGCGTCGACGTCGGCGATGTGCCGCGTCCAGCCGTGGGGCCGCGTCCGGTCTTCCAAATCATCCTCCGTGAAGTACTGCGGCGTGCGGTTGTCCCGGTCGTCGTAGCGGTAGCTGCCGCGCACCTGCAGACGCGGATGGAAGCGGTGCGTCCCGCGTAGGGTTGCCCGGGTGGTGTCGATGCGCCCATCCAGCGACGAGGGCAGGTCGTCGTCGTCTTCAACGAAGCGTTCATCCTGCAGCGCACGGCCCAGCTGCAGGTCGGCGCTGACATTCGTCCCCGGCTGGATGGCGTAGGCGCCAGAGGCGAAGACCTGGTGGTAGAGGTTGTCGGGCTCGCGATAAACCTCGCCAAAATAATCCGGGTCACCGGGTTGAGCCGGATCTTCTACAGTTAGTACCTCATCCGCGAGTTGCTGGAAGCTGGAAAGGTGGTAGCCAATACGGCCCTGTAGCTGATCACCTCCGTATTCCAGGCTCACGCGGTATTGATCCGTGCGCTGATCGATCGGCACGGGGATTTGCAACCCGGTATTTGTAAAGCCGCCAGGATCCGGGGTTTCTACACGGCCGAACCGATAGGCGTCGGTCTCCTCCCGGCTAAAGGAGAAGTTCGCTCGCCAATCGTCAGTCAGGTGACCCACGGCATCGAAGGCAAGACGCTCGCGGTGGCGCTCCACCTTCCAGTCGCGCAGCAGTTCCGGGCTGTCCTCGAAATCATCGACACCGTCCCATCCGTCGGGGAGCGAGAGCCGGTCGGTGCCGTCACTGCGCAGGGGGCTCTGCACGTCGCGGTCGTAGAAGCGCGGGCGTTCGTCGTACTCCAGGGAGAACCCGTAGGTTCCCTGGACGCCGTAGCGACCGCGCAGGCGGCGGGAGTCGAGCCCGAGGTCCCGCCCCTCGAGGCGGCCGTAGCGGGCGTCTTCATCGCCCTCGCCGCGGTAGCGCAGGTCGAGGTGGGCCTCCGGGTAGAAACCCTCGTCCACCGGCCCGGTATAGCGGCGGAAGTGGTAGTTGTCCTCGCTCAGGTAACCGACCCCCAGCCACAGCTGCGAGCTGGCCGGGCCGACGAAGGTGGCCGAGGACTCCGGCGTGCCCGCGCCAGCGGCGGCGGGCAGGCCGAAGGCCGTCAGCACCAGGGCGCTGCTCAGGGCGCGCTGCTTGGTCATGATTCCCTCCTCCTTCTGCTTCTGTGCCGCCACCGCTTTACGGATGAGGCCGGAAGCTGTCGCCGCCCGGGTGGTTGGAGCCGTGGATGTCCGAGTGGCAGTTCAGACAGCCGCGGCCGAGGAACTCCGCCCCGTCCGCCCAAGGACCACTGGTATCGAAGTCATGCGGATCCATTCCGGGATGAGGTCCTGGGCCAGCCCCATGCTGATGACACGACTGGCACAGCTGTGTGGTCCGCGCCTCGAGCAGATTGGGATGCACCGAGCCGTGGGGGTCGTGGCAGTTGGTGCAGTCCTCGCGGACCGGCATGTGCTCCCACAGGAAGGGGCCGCGGTACTCGGCGTGGCAGTTGTAGCAGGTCTCGTTGACCTGGCCCTCGCGCAGGAGACTCTCGCCGCCGGTGCCGTGGGGGTTATGGCAGTTGGTGCAGGTCACCTGCCCCTCCTCCACCGGGTGGTGGTGGGGGCGGTTGAAGTCGACGCGGCGCTCCTGGTGGCAGCTGGCGCACAGCTGCAGCTCATTCTCGGTGTGCAGCAGGCGCTCGTTCTCGCCGTGCATGTTGTGGCAGTCGACGCAGGCCATGTCCTGGAACTCGTGGGCGCCGCCGTGCCAGTGCATGCGATCGCCCCCGCTGTGGCAGTCCAGGCAGGTCTGGTTGGCCTCATCGGTGCTGATGTCCTCACCGATCTGGTAGAAGTGCTCCCAGCCGTCGCCGTGGCACTGGTAGCAGTAGTTGCCGTCTTCCGGCGTCTGTCCCGCCGGGGTGCGCGGGTCCGAGGCGACGGCGTGAGGGGTCTCCTCCATGCGACCGATGTGCGCGCGCAGGTCATCGACCCGGCGCTCGGCCATCACCGGCGAGAGGCCACGCACCTCCTCGACAAACTCTTCGATCTCTTCGGGGTCGAGGTCTTGAGCCGGGGCCGTGGCGGCGAACAGCAGCAGTGCGAAGAGGGCCGCGACGCCGCCGGCCGAGATCGCAAGCCGGTTGAGTGGTTGTCTGAACAAGGCACCCTCCTCCCCTTCGGTGCAGGTTTGATCGTTATCAAACCTGCACTTAGCAAAAGGCAGGCCAGGTCAAACGGGCCGCGATCAAAGCCCCGCGATTCCGGGAGTTCAGCGGGAGGCCGGGGTTGCGGACGGGGGGTCGGCGGGGCCTGCCAGCGGTCAACGGCTGCGCAGCCTGGTCGCAGCCTGCGCAGCGCCCCCCCGGTGGTCGGCGGCTCGCCCTTGTGCCATGGTGACTGGGTTGATTAATGTCAAATCATAAAAAGCAGGGCACGCTGCGCCCACCAGGGCCAGACACGCCCTGCCGGGCGCCGGGAGGAGAGGCATGCGCGGATGCGTTCTGGTCGTGGATGACCACCGGGAGATCGTCTACGCCGTCCGGCGGCTGCTGGAAAGCCGCGGCCTGGAGGTGATCAGCGCCGCCTCGGCCGCCGAGGCCGAGCCGCTGGTCGCACGGGCGGATGCGCTGATCCTCGACATCCAGCTGGAGCAGGACAACGGCCTGGCGCTGCTCCAGCGCCTGCGCAGCGCCGGGGACGAGACCCCGGCGCTGGTGCTGTCGGCCCACACCTTTCCGGACAACGTGGTGGAGGCCAGCAAGCGCGGCGCGCTGCA harbors:
- the atzF gene encoding allophanate hydrolase translates to MTPLTVTERLAAYRDGTLDPRSELHRARAAALADTHHSWIHVLDEAQLAPYLDRLEGLDPASLPLYGIPFAIKDNIDLAGVPTTAGCPDYAYTPAESAFVVQRLIDAGAVPLGKTNLDQFATGLVGTRSPYGACPNAFHRDYVAGGSSSGSALAVALGQVPFALGTDTAGSGRVPAAFNNLIGLKPTCGRLSTRGVVPACRSLDAVSIFAGTAADAGRILAVAGAYDDADPYARADQPPTLGPGRIPAHGFRFAVPPAEQRAFFGNAHTPALFERAVARLQALGGVPVELDFSPFLEAARLLYEGPWVAERYAAIRAFIDRQPESLLAVTRTIIGAGREPRAADAFAAAYRLQALRRQAQAAWQQVDLAITPTAGTLPSQAAVAAEPVARNSELGYYTNFMNLLDCSAVAVPAGFQDEGLPFGVTLFAPAFYDTDLLDLAAQLHQTGVDTLGATGRPLPPSEPPPPDPGHAVELAVCGAHLSGLALNHQLTERRGRLLATMQTAPRYRLYALPGEAPQRPGLIRDRREGSAIEVEVWSLPAQEVGAFIAGIPAPLGIGRVELADGRWIPGFLCEAAGLEGAEEITHLGGWRRYVGG
- a CDS encoding glycosyltransferase, giving the protein MRVLYLFDTTDRAESESVIEMASHGVVPTIVCQPDAPMRSRFEAAGLEVIPVRMRSKADRAAIATLRRLRRERTFDLVHAYYKIALTNYNLAAMGLPRLPVVAYRGIIGNLSYWDPFSWLSFLDPRIERIVCVCEAIRQYFLDKPFLPGTRLFRPERVVTIHKGHRPAWYQQPDAQRPADLAIPEGAPVIGCVARMKKRKGIVELIRAFEQIPAEHNAHLVLIGPIEYPAIERAAAASPAAERIRITGFRADAPKIAGAFDIATLPSLRREGLPRAIIEAMAQGIPAVVSDSGGNPELVEDGVSGRVTPAGDVAALGEALHSLVADAQLRARMGAAAHERIATRFTVERTARETLALYADVLGTREERPAH
- a CDS encoding Wzz/FepE/Etk N-terminal domain-containing protein is translated as MNEQNTPGTRPPSHRGDANFPEESRRVPDDEISLIDLWLVLVRRRWWLFGIALIVFALGTTYALLQKPSQAYTTTLEFAAKDEEPLISSDAVMARLERVVLPELKRRFEAEHEVGAPSIEMDRVEDSRLLVLESSVSEDRLPRVEALHGAVRDWFLSSQDSAYDRNRSRFERDLEQVEERLASEVSGIEEDLAATRDELERARAERERLQEARGRLQEDLEDENLAEQSEDLLRIRLEAVREDLSMANSEVRELQRVISELRTERRETVQELSIDKAELEDRLADLQAPDAPATAAEGDIEDAGASLIMALSAVLGGMLGIFGAFFREFLAHAHQAATRTGLEGE
- a CDS encoding high-potential iron-sulfur protein yields the protein MVDAIDPNRRRLLQATTLAAAAIPLSALVHQRTATAMPQADDGHAHDYVSDAADAEDHARYESGQRCADCRFWEGEVEDGYGECSHPDFADVLVNGDGWCDVFAPA
- a CDS encoding MtrB/PioB family decaheme-associated outer membrane protein, giving the protein MTKQRALSSALVLTAFGLPAAAGAGTPESSATFVGPASSQLWLGVGYLSEDNYHFRRYTGPVDEGFYPEAHLDLRYRGEGDEDARYGRLEGRDLGLDSRRLRGRYGVQGTYGFSLEYDERPRFYDRDVQSPLRSDGTDRLSLPDGWDGVDDFEDSPELLRDWKVERHRERLAFDAVGHLTDDWRANFSFSREETDAYRFGRVETPDPGGFTNTGLQIPVPIDQRTDQYRVSLEYGGDQLQGRIGYHLSSFQQLADEVLTVEDPAQPGDPDYFGEVYREPDNLYHQVFASGAYAIQPGTNVSADLQLGRALQDERFVEDDDDLPSSLDGRIDTTRATLRGTHRFHPRLQVRGSYRYDDRDNRTPQYFTEDDLEDRTRPHGWTRHIADVDADIRLPARSNLVLGYEHRYTDRDFTDGSTRDDTFRTRLRSRITPQLEGTVFASRLYREGAEYVGPASEAATILPAEVYHLAELEQTQLGVSGTYSVIPELALGAELTYSEDDFTDSDMGLQERNRASYTLSLDYFPTEQWTGYGFVTWDDGERQLAGEQRSLLQDEETLTVGLGTEATVTEDERWSLGAEVLYASTDVDIGFDRAQDTDYPTLTTRLTQLELYGKYRASEQFHYRLAYLGQRFEEDNWALGFGPGPVDEMDDYVLMGRDNYDYTAHMVVGSVGYTF
- a CDS encoding DmsE family decaheme c-type cytochrome, producing the protein MFRQPLNRLAISAGGVAALFALLLFAATAPAQDLDPEEIEEFVEEVRGLSPVMAERRVDDLRAHIGRMEETPHAVASDPRTPAGQTPEDGNYCYQCHGDGWEHFYQIGEDISTDEANQTCLDCHSGGDRMHWHGGAHEFQDMACVDCHNMHGENERLLHTENELQLCASCHQERRVDFNRPHHHPVEEGQVTCTNCHNPHGTGGESLLREGQVNETCYNCHAEYRGPFLWEHMPVREDCTNCHDPHGSVHPNLLEARTTQLCQSCHQHGAGPGPHPGMDPHDFDTSGPWADGAEFLGRGCLNCHSDIHGSNHPGGDSFRPHP